The Corvus moneduloides isolate bCorMon1 chromosome 5, bCorMon1.pri, whole genome shotgun sequence genome includes a region encoding these proteins:
- the PPID gene encoding peptidyl-prolyl cis-trans isomerase D, which translates to MSHASPVARPSKASNPRAFFDVDIGGERVGRIVFELFADVVPKTAENFRALCTGEKGIGPTTGKPLHYKGCPFHRIIKQFMVQGGDFSNQNGTGGESIYGEKFEDENFHYKHDKPGLLSMANAGPGTNGSQFFITTVPTSHLDGKHVVFGQVIKGMGVVKILENVEVKGENPAKLCVIAECGELKEGDDWGIIPQDGSGDAHPDFPEDSDIDLKDVDKIVAIAEDTKNIGNTFFKSQNWAMAAKKYSKSLRYVEASEAVAEEADKPKLKTVALTCVLNIGACKLKLSDWQGAIESCSEALKIDPANTKALYRRAQGWQGIKDLDQALADLKKAHEIAPEDKAIQTETLKIKQKIKAQKEKEKAAYAKMFA; encoded by the exons ATGTCGCACGCGTCCCCTGTCGCCCGGCCCAGCAAGGCCAGCAACCCCCGCGCCTTCTTCGATGTGGACATCGGGGGCGAGcgag TTGGACGTATTGTCTTTGAATTATTTGCTGACGTTGTACCTAAAACTGCTGAGAATTTCCGTGCGTTATgtacaggagaaaaaggaatagGGCCTACCACTGGAAAACCTCTCCATTACAAAGGATGTCCTTTCCACAGAA ttattAAGCAATTTATGGTCCAGGGTGGAGACTTCTCAAACCAAAATGGCACAGGTGGAGAAAGTATATACGGTGAAAAATTTGAAGATGAAAACTTTCATTATAAG CATGATAAACCAGGTCTGCTGAGCATGGCAAATGCAGGACCTGGTACTAATGGCTCTCAGTTCTTTATTACAACGGTGCCTACTTCTCACCTGGATGGGAAACATGTGGTGTTTGGCCAAGTGATCAAAGGAATGGGTGTAGTTAAAATACTAGAAAACGTTGaagtaaaaggagaaaatcctgCTAAG TTATGTGTCATTGCCGAATGTGGAGAGCTAAAGGAAGGAGATGATTGGGGAATTATTCCCCAGGATGGATCTGGAGATGCTCATCCAGATTTTCCTGAAGATTCAGATATAGACTTGAAAGAt GTTGACAAGATTGTGGCCATAGCAGAAGACACAAAGAATATAGGAAATACTTTCTTCAAATCGCAAAATTGGGCAATGGCAGCTAAAAAGTATAGTAAAAGTTTACG gTATGTAGAAGCTTCtgaagcagtggcagaggagGCAGACAAACCAAAGTTAAAGACTGTTGCTTTGACCTGTGTTCTAAACATCGGTGCTTGCAAACTAAAACTGTCAGATTGGCAGGGAGCAATTGAGAGCTGTTCAGAG GCTCTTAAAATAGATCCAGCAAATACTAAAGCTCTCTACAGACGGGCTCAAGGATGGCAGGGAATAAAAGATCTCGATCAAGCACTG gCTGATCTTAAAAAGGCTCATGAAATAGCCCCTGAAGACAAAG